ATGAAATTCCAACGTCTATAAATTCTGATATAAAAAAAATTATTGTTGATGATTTAGATTTAAACAAATATGCTAATCAATTATACGAATTAAGAAAAACAAAAGGAATGACTATAGAACAAGCATTTGAAGAAGTTAAAAAACCAAATGTTTTAGCTTCTTTATTAGTTAAATTAAATGAGGCTGATGGTGAAGTTTGTGGAAAAGAGTATCCTACAAAAGATACATTAAAACCGGCATTGCAAATTATTAAAACTAAACCAAATAATAAAATTGTTTCAAGTTTGTTTGTAATGGAAAGACAAAATGAAATTTTAATATTTGCTGATTGTGCCATTAATATTAATCCAAATTCTGAAGAATTAGCTGAAATAACTAAGGGTGCGATTGATTTTGCTAAAAATGTTTTAAAAATTCAAAATCTTAAAACTGCTATGCTGAGTTATTCAACTTTTGGTTCAGGTGTTGGCGAATCTGTTGATAAAGTTAGAAATGCGTATGAAATTATTAAACAAGACCCAATATACAGCAATATAGATTTAGCAGGAGAAATTCAATTTGATGCTGCTTATGTTGATGAAGTAAGAAAACAAAAAGCACCTAAATTAACATGAGACAAAAAACCTGACATATATATTTTTCCAAACATAGATTCTGGTAATATTGGATATAAAATTGCACAACGTTTAGGTAATTTTGAAGCAATAGGTCCAATTTTAATTGGATTAGATAAACCTGTTAATGATTTATCGCGCGGAGCATCAGTTTCAGAAATTGTTGATGTTTCAATTATTACAGCAGCTCAAGCTATTTTATAAATTAGTTATTAACAAACAAAATTAATTTAATGTAAACTAATATCATATTAAATATTTAATAGGAATAGAAATTATATGAAATCATTATTACTTAAAGATATATCAATGAATAAATCTTTAAAAACAGAAGTAAAAATTGGATATGAAATTAAAAATATAGAATTAATAGATAAAGATTTAAATTTTCATTCTTTATATGAAATTCATGGAAAAAAAATTATTTCTATTTTCCCATCAATAGATACAGGAATTTGTGACACTCAAACTAAAGAAATGTATAAATTAGCAAAAGAAAAAAATATTGAATTAATTAATGTTAGTGCTGATTTGCCATTTGCGCACAAACGATGATGTTTAGCTAATGAATTAATTGATGCTAAATTACTTTCTGATTATAATGAACTTAAATTAGGACACGAATTAGGTATAGTGATACCAGAAGCTAATTTGCTATATAGAAGTGTTTTTATTTTAGATGAAAATAATAAAATTATTTATATTCAATTTGCTGAAAAAGTAGGCTCTTCTTTAGATTTTAACCAAATTAAAAATTTTTTAAATGCTAATTTAATTAATGTTGAAAAAACAGAAATCAAAATAGATAATTTAGCGAAGTATAAAAAACAATATAAATCGGTAAAAATTGATTTTAATTTTATTTGTAATCTTTTAATAGAAAAATTTGAAAATAAAAAAAATTTTTCAGAACTTGAAAAAATTTTTTTTAATTACAATGCTCATGGATCTGTAGTATGAAATTTATTTAATTTTTTAAATTTAACAGGAGACAAATATAATCATTTTAATGATGAAAATTTTAATGTAATTGAATGAATTGATAAAAATGATTATAAAATTTTGGAATTAATTAGTAAAATAGATATACTTGAATAATTTGTGTTTATTTTTTTTACATAAAGATTTGTACATACATATATATATATATATATTATGAAACACACTTTATCTAAATTATTTTTTATTGCTTTTATTTTTATTATCAGATACTTAATTTATATTAATTATGATTAAAGTTGTAGAGTTATTTGCTGGTGTTGGCGGATTTAGAGTTGGCTTAAATAATGTTAAACTAGTTAAAGGCAAAGTTAGAGAATCAAAAAACTTTAAATTTGTATTTTTTAATCAATGAGAACCCAAATCAAAAAATCAATTTGCATACAATTGCTATATTAGTAGATTTTTAAAAGATTCAAATTTAAATAATTCTAATGTTGATATTAACTTAATAGATAAATCTGCTATACCTAATCATGATTTATTAGTTGGCGGTTTTCCATGTCAAGATTATTCAGTTGCAACAACCTTAGTTAATTCAAAAGGTTTAGAAGGAAAAAAAGGTATTTTATGATGAGAAATCCATAAAATTTTAAAAGAAAAAAAACCAAAATTTTTGCTTTTTGAAAATGTTGATAGATTACTTATTTCACCATCTAAAAACAGAGGAAAAGATTTTTCTACAATTTTAAAATCCTTGTCAGATTTAAATTATTATGTTGAGTGAAAAATTATAAATGCTGCAGATTATGGAATGCCACAAAAACGAAAAAGAATTTTTATATTTGCTTGCAAAAAAAATTCATTCTTTTTTAAAAATGAAATAAAAAAATATTATAAAAATAATGTAAAAAATTTTAATTTTAAAAAATTAATAAATAATAAAAATAATTTTTTTAATAAATCATTCGATTTTTCTATAAAAGAAGAAAAAAAAATAAATTTAAATTCGGAATTAAAAAATAAAAATTTTAAAATAAATTTTTTTGATTTTGGAATAATGCTAAATATAAATAATGTTTATACATTTAAAACAAAATCAATATATGAAGGAAAAAAAATTTATTTAAAAAATATATTAATCAATAAAAGAGATATTGATAAAAAGTTTATTATTTCAGAAAACAGATTAGATAAAGTAAAAATATTAAAAAGCAAAAAAAAAATAACGAAAAAAAATAAAAAAACTGGACACAAATATAATTATTCTGAGGGGAGATTAAATTTTCCCGATAATATAAATTTGCCTAGTCGAACTTTAGTAACTTCTGAAGGCTCATTAAGTAGAATGAGTCATTTTATTGAATATAAAAAAAATAAATATAGATATTTATTACCTATAGAATGTGAAAGACTTAATATGTTTCCAGACAATTGAACTAAAATTGATGGTATAACTGACAAGCAACGTTATTTTTTAATGGGGAACGCATTAGTTTGTGGAATAATTAATAGATTATCACTTCCATTAAAAAAAATTATAAAGAAGGATATTAAAAACAATATTTAATGTTTAATAACAAAAATTTAAAAATATTGATAGATAAATTAAATTTATTAAGAGATAAAACTCTTTTAGAATTATCTAATTCCTATGATTTGAAAATTTCACTAGGAAAAAATAAAAGAAATTTAATTTTAAAGAAATATTTAGATTTATTTTTTAACAATAATTCTAATAAATTTTTAAAGGATAATAATATTTCCTTGAGATCTATATTTTATAATTTTGATAAACATGAACTAAAAGAACATATTCAATTAATATCTTTAACTTTAGATGATTTAAAACAAGATAATTTCAAAAAAACAAGCTTATATAACCTATTAAAAAATAAAATATTTCTTTTTGTTTTATTTGATAATAATAAAAATGATAAATCTGAATTTGTGAAAGAAATTTGTTACTTTAAATTTTCTGATGAAAATTTAAAAAATGCTGAAAAAGTTTTTTTTCATACTAAAAAGATTTTTACAAACGGGGGAGCAAAAACTTTTTCAAATAATAAAATTAAGTATAATTTTATTAAATCCTCTAATAAATTAAGTTTTCATTTAAGACCTCATGCAAAAAATTCTTATGATACATATACAACATTTGCTAATGAAAAAATAATAAAGCAAAGTTTTTGACTAAATAAGGAAGAATTTATTAAAAAAATTAAAATGTTTTTGCTTTCAAACAATATTTCAGAAAACAAAAATTTTAAAAATACAACTTTTGATATCACAATTGATAAAAATTATGAAAACATTTTAAAATCTATTAATATGGAATTTTCAAATCAATTTTATACTTTAGATGAAATTTTTAATTGATTTGAAAAAAAATTTGAAATTAAATCCAAAAATTTGATAAATTTTTTTTTAAAAACAAACAATTTTGAAATATCTAATAACATTGTTTCAAAAAAAATATCAAATTCAGAATATGCAAAAACAAATTGTGAAACTTTTTTTAAGAATATTGAAAATTATGATAATGAAATTATTAACAAAATTAAAGATTATGTAGGTGATAATTATTTTAACTATTATTATTTAAAAAATAAAACTCAAATTTGTAATAAATTAAGAATAGATTTTACTAATTTTGATAAAAAACTTATAAAAAATAAAAATATTTATTTTTTTAAGCTGTGTAATGTAAAAATTTTTAATTTCGTGAAATCAAAATCAAGATCAAATTTATTTATTAAATCTTTTTTAACAAATAAAAAAGAAATTTATATAAATGAATTTGTTGATACTTTAAAAAATAAATATAATTTAGTGATATCAAAAACAAAATTAATTAAGTTATGTGAAAATAATCTATATTACAATAAAAAATTTGATAAAATTTTCCTAAATAAAGAAATTTGTATTGAAAAAATAGAGTCATTATAGTATGCATGGTGAAACTAGAAATAACTTGTCTTTACTAGAAAAATTTGAAAACAAAGAAATAAAACAAACTGAAACTAATCAAAAACTTACAATTGCAGGATCAACAGAAGTTTATCCAGTATATTCTATTCCTATAAAATTTTTATATTTGAATGATAGTAACGATCGTATTTCTACAGATATAAGTAAATTAAAATCAAACGAAAAAGAAAATAATCATTTCAATTCCATTTTTGACAATGAAGAAAGAAATAAAATAATTGAAAAATTCATTGAAAAAAGTAGTGACGAAACATTTAAAAAAACTAAAGAAGATATTAAAATTCATGGTCAAATGAAACCGGGAGTAGTTTTAGATGACGGGAGAGTCATAGATGGAAATAGACGATTATCATGTATAAGACAATTAAATAGAGAAAATATTAATAATTTTGGAGAATTTCAAGCTAGCATCATAACGAAAAAATCAATTACAGAAAAAGATATTAAAATTTTTGAATTATCAATTCAATTTGGGGAAGACAGGAAAGTTGAGTATAATCCAATTGAAAAATTATCAGGTATATATGATGATATTGTAAAAAATAAAATTATTTCTGTAGAAGATTATGCTCAAAGTGTTAAAAAAACTGTAAAGTCTATTGAAGAAGAAGTTGAAATTTCAAAATTAATCGTTGATTTTTTGGAATTTATAAACTGTAACGATAATCAATTTTATATTGCAAAAGAATTAGCAATCGATGGACCTATAAGAGAAATTAATAAAATTATTAGTAAAATAGATGATAAAACATTGGTAGAAAAAATTAAAAGAAGTTGTTTCATGGGAATTATAGCAAAACCACAAAACGATTTAACAAGGTATATAAGAGATTTTAAAAAAATTGCTCATTTTGAAAAATCAGAATCTTTTTTTCAAGAATCAGATAAATTATGCAAGAATTTCTTAGAAGTATTTCCACCAGAAATTAAAGAAATTGAAGAAATTGAAAAAATAAGAAATGAAAACAAAAACATTGTTGATGAATTTTCTTCTATTGTTACTACCGCATTAGATAAAGCTAATTTTCTTAATTTAAAAACTGATTCTGTTAGAGAAATTAAAACTATATTTAAAAAATTAGAAAATTTTAATGATCCTGTTATTTTTGCAGGAATAAAAAAAGATTTAGATGTTTTTAACCAATTTAACGAAATTATAGATAAAACAATAAATTTACTAGAAAAAATTAAGAAAAACATAACAAATGTTTAAAACTTTAAATTTAAAACCATTTTATACAAGTGAAAATTCTGATATAGCAGATAGTTTTTATAATCCAATATTAAAAGTTGCTTCTAAATATGATAGAACATCTGGTTATTTTTCTTCTAAAGCTTTATCACTTTATGCAAAAGGATTAGAACATTTTGCAACAAAAAATAACAAATTTAGATTAATAATTTCACAAAATATTTCTAATGAGGATTATGAATTAATAAAAAAAGGTTATTTTTTAAAATCTAAAATTCAAAATAAATTAAATTTATCTTTAGATGAAAAACTTACTCTTACAGAAGAAAACCGTTTATCAAATTTAGCATTTTTGATTTCTCAAGGAATTGTAGAAATAAAATTTGCTTTTACAAAAAATGGAATTTTTCATGAAAAAATGGGAATTTTTTACGATGCTAATAACAATATAATAACTTTTGTTGGTTCAAATAATGAAACTGAATCTGCTTTTAAAAATAATTATGAATCATTTTATGTTCATTTAAGCTGAATAAAAGATCAAACAAACTTTTACAATGATTCAATTTCTCGATCAATTCAGAATTTTGAAAAATTATGAAATAATGATTCAGAAAATGTTCTTGTTTTAGAAGCGGAAAAAACTATAAAAGAAAAAATATTAAAATTCAATAAAAATAAAATAATATTTGATGAATTATATTTATCAAAAAATACAATTTTTTTTGATGTTGATAACAATGTTCCATTTTTAAAATTAAATTTAGATAACAACAAAATATTTAAATCAAGTCCTATTTTTAAAATATATATTAAGGATTACTTAAATTATTATGATGAAGTCAATAATATTGTAGTATTTAGGGATGATGTTGAAATTGAAAAATTAAAAAATATTTCACAAATTTTGACTGACGAATTAAAAAAAATAAAAATAAATTTTATAGTAACTAACAAATTTTTAAATTACATTAATGAATTTGATTTATTAATTAAGCAAAGATGCAAATTAGGAATTAGCATTAAAAGAAAAGAACCTACTATTTTAAAAAAATTTGAAATATACAAAGAAAAAATAAATAAATTGCTTTCTAGAACACTAAAAGAAAAACAAATTTGAGATTCTTTTTTTATGACGTCAATGATAAGATCTTGTAATTTTTCAGTACCTGGTTCCGGAAAAACATCTTCTGTTTTAGGAACTTTTGCATATTTGCGTGAATTAAATAAAATAAGCAAAATAGTTATAATTGGCCCAAAGAATTGTTTTAAATCTTGAAAAGATGAGTTTAAAAAATGTTTTAATAATAAAATTATTCTTAAATATTTTGATGCTCATGAAAATACGGAAAACCCTATAAATGATAATTATAATATGTATCTTTTTAATTATGAAATATTAGATAAGTATATAGATAAAATAATTCGTATTTCCAAAGAAAATAATTGTCTTTTAGTGTTTGATGAAATTCATAGAATAAAAAAAATTGATAGCAAAAGATTTTTATGGGCAAAAAGTATTGTAAATGACTTTAAATACAGAATTGCTCTTACAGGAACACCCATACCTAATACTTATTTGGATATTTTTAATATTCTAAATATTTTATTCGATAAAGATTACAATAGTTATTTTGGATTTTCAAAAATTAAATTAAAAAATACTGATGAGTTTTTAAGAAAATCAATTAATAAAAAAATTTATCCATTTTTTTGCAGAACTTCTAAACAGGATTTGCAAATACCTGAACCACAAAAAGATTTATTAATTAAATCAAATTCAAATATATCTGAAATTGAATTATTCAAAATAATATATCAAAAATCATACAAAAATAAATTTTCATTTTATACAAGAATTTTACAATTAGAATCAAACCCTCATTTATTATTGAAATCTATAAATAAATATGATTTGAAATCAATAATTAATGATTGAGATGAAAATGAGATATTAGATTTTCAAGATGATAAATATGATAAATATGAAAAATTAATAAACAGTATCGAAATAACATCTAAAAAAATAAAATGTATTGAATTAATTAAAGATCTAGTTTT
This is a stretch of genomic DNA from Mycoplasmoides pirum ATCC 25960. It encodes these proteins:
- the dcm gene encoding DNA (cytosine-5-)-methyltransferase yields the protein MIKVVELFAGVGGFRVGLNNVKLVKGKVRESKNFKFVFFNQWEPKSKNQFAYNCYISRFLKDSNLNNSNVDINLIDKSAIPNHDLLVGGFPCQDYSVATTLVNSKGLEGKKGILWWEIHKILKEKKPKFLLFENVDRLLISPSKNRGKDFSTILKSLSDLNYYVEWKIINAADYGMPQKRKRIFIFACKKNSFFFKNEIKKYYKNNVKNFNFKKLINNKNNFFNKSFDFSIKEEKKINLNSELKNKNFKINFFDFGIMLNINNVYTFKTKSIYEGKKIYLKNILINKRDIDKKFIISENRLDKVKILKSKKKITKKNKKTGHKYNYSEGRLNFPDNINLPSRTLVTSEGSLSRMSHFIEYKKNKYRYLLPIECERLNMFPDNWTKIDGITDKQRYFLMGNALVCGIINRLSLPLKKIIKKDIKNNI
- a CDS encoding PDDEXK family nuclease, translated to MFNNKNLKILIDKLNLLRDKTLLELSNSYDLKISLGKNKRNLILKKYLDLFFNNNSNKFLKDNNISLRSIFYNFDKHELKEHIQLISLTLDDLKQDNFKKTSLYNLLKNKIFLFVLFDNNKNDKSEFVKEICYFKFSDENLKNAEKVFFHTKKIFTNGGAKTFSNNKIKYNFIKSSNKLSFHLRPHAKNSYDTYTTFANEKIIKQSFWLNKEEFIKKIKMFLLSNNISENKNFKNTTFDITIDKNYENILKSINMEFSNQFYTLDEIFNWFEKKFEIKSKNLINFFLKTNNFEISNNIVSKKISNSEYAKTNCETFFKNIENYDNEIINKIKDYVGDNYFNYYYLKNKTQICNKLRIDFTNFDKKLIKNKNIYFFKLCNVKIFNFVKSKSRSNLFIKSFLTNKKEIYINEFVDTLKNKYNLVISKTKLIKLCENNLYYNKKFDKIFLNKEICIEKIESL
- a CDS encoding SNF2-related protein encodes the protein MFKTLNLKPFYTSENSDIADSFYNPILKVASKYDRTSGYFSSKALSLYAKGLEHFATKNNKFRLIISQNISNEDYELIKKGYFLKSKIQNKLNLSLDEKLTLTEENRLSNLAFLISQGIVEIKFAFTKNGIFHEKMGIFYDANNNIITFVGSNNETESAFKNNYESFYVHLSWIKDQTNFYNDSISRSIQNFEKLWNNDSENVLVLEAEKTIKEKILKFNKNKIIFDELYLSKNTIFFDVDNNVPFLKLNLDNNKIFKSSPIFKIYIKDYLNYYDEVNNIVVFRDDVEIEKLKNISQILTDELKKIKINFIVTNKFLNYINEFDLLIKQRCKLGISIKRKEPTILKKFEIYKEKINKLLSRTLKEKQIWDSFFMTSMIRSCNFSVPGSGKTSSVLGTFAYLRELNKISKIVIIGPKNCFKSWKDEFKKCFNNKIILKYFDAHENTENPINDNYNMYLFNYEILDKYIDKIIRISKENNCLLVFDEIHRIKKIDSKRFLWAKSIVNDFKYRIALTGTPIPNTYLDIFNILNILFDKDYNSYFGFSKIKLKNTDEFLRKSINKKIYPFFCRTSKQDLQIPEPQKDLLIKSNSNISEIELFKIIYQKSYKNKFSFYTRILQLESNPHLLLKSINKYDLKSIINDWDENEILDFQDDKYDKYEKLINSIEITSKKIKCIELIKDLVLLKNKKVIVWCIFVDSMLSIQELLANQGINAKSLYGETDSQTRDSIIENFKLKKIDVLLTNPHTLAESVSLHEVCSDAIYFEFSFNLVHLLQSKDRIHRLGIRNNNTQWYFLINDYDINGVKYSLNEIIYNRLTEKEKIMLTALNQNSLEYISTIDEDLDFLFDHMKFI
- the tpx gene encoding thiol peroxidase; the encoded protein is MKSLLLKDISMNKSLKTEVKIGYEIKNIELIDKDLNFHSLYEIHGKKIISIFPSIDTGICDTQTKEMYKLAKEKNIELINVSADLPFAHKRWCLANELIDAKLLSDYNELKLGHELGIVIPEANLLYRSVFILDENNKIIYIQFAEKVGSSLDFNQIKNFLNANLINVEKTEIKIDNLAKYKKQYKSVKIDFNFICNLLIEKFENKKNFSELEKIFFNYNAHGSVVWNLFNFLNLTGDKYNHFNDENFNVIEWIDKNDYKILELISKIDILE
- the pta gene encoding phosphate acetyltransferase; its protein translation is MSSIIKTLIQKITDKNVKPKIILAEGWSPFVQEAAEELVKNYPIIPILIFRNKNEIPTSINSDIKKIIVDDLDLNKYANQLYELRKTKGMTIEQAFEEVKKPNVLASLLVKLNEADGEVCGKEYPTKDTLKPALQIIKTKPNNKIVSSLFVMERQNEILIFADCAININPNSEELAEITKGAIDFAKNVLKIQNLKTAMLSYSTFGSGVGESVDKVRNAYEIIKQDPIYSNIDLAGEIQFDAAYVDEVRKQKAPKLTWDKKPDIYIFPNIDSGNIGYKIAQRLGNFEAIGPILIGLDKPVNDLSRGASVSEIVDVSIITAAQAIL
- a CDS encoding ParB N-terminal domain-containing protein, with product MHGETRNNLSLLEKFENKEIKQTETNQKLTIAGSTEVYPVYSIPIKFLYLNDSNDRISTDISKLKSNEKENNHFNSIFDNEERNKIIEKFIEKSSDETFKKTKEDIKIHGQMKPGVVLDDGRVIDGNRRLSCIRQLNRENINNFGEFQASIITKKSITEKDIKIFELSIQFGEDRKVEYNPIEKLSGIYDDIVKNKIISVEDYAQSVKKTVKSIEEEVEISKLIVDFLEFINCNDNQFYIAKELAIDGPIREINKIISKIDDKTLVEKIKRSCFMGIIAKPQNDLTRYIRDFKKIAHFEKSESFFQESDKLCKNFLEVFPPEIKEIEEIEKIRNENKNIVDEFSSIVTTALDKANFLNLKTDSVREIKTIFKKLENFNDPVIFAGIKKDLDVFNQFNEIIDKTINLLEKIKKNITNV